A region from the Halomarina litorea genome encodes:
- a CDS encoding histidine kinase → MREEAFATIPTHPETTAWRGGLLAGLAGGLVMGVVMSAMNPAVLSMAVPSLYGLAPPPNPVAGWVAHLAHAAVFGLFYAGVAHLAAVETSVVESTALGLAYGMVAWLLAAGIAMPLWLGAVGSPVAAGLPWPNLDPTSLLWHVVFGAVVGATFPRLREL, encoded by the coding sequence ATGCGCGAGGAGGCCTTCGCCACGATTCCGACTCACCCCGAGACGACCGCGTGGCGCGGGGGTCTCCTCGCCGGTCTCGCGGGCGGCCTCGTGATGGGCGTCGTCATGAGCGCGATGAACCCCGCGGTCCTCTCGATGGCGGTGCCGAGCCTCTACGGCCTCGCGCCGCCGCCGAACCCGGTCGCCGGGTGGGTCGCCCACCTCGCACACGCCGCGGTGTTCGGCCTCTTCTACGCCGGTGTCGCCCACCTCGCGGCCGTCGAGACGTCCGTCGTGGAGTCGACCGCCCTCGGTCTCGCCTACGGGATGGTCGCGTGGCTCCTCGCGGCAGGCATCGCCATGCCCCTGTGGCTGGGCGCGGTCGGGTCGCCCGTGGCAGCGGGCCTGCCGTGGCCGAACCTCGACCCCACGAGCCTCCTCTGGCACGTCGTCTTCGGCGCCGTCGTCGGCGCGACGTTCCCCCGGCTCAGGGAGCTCTGA
- a CDS encoding DUF7331 family protein, with translation MTPTTDSRDAVRRRDHDGEGALYAFLELVTGEGLVYDRRNHRAWVQSDAVVPLADAV, from the coding sequence ATGACCCCGACCACCGACTCCCGCGACGCGGTACGGCGACGAGACCACGACGGTGAGGGCGCACTGTACGCTTTCCTCGAACTGGTGACCGGCGAGGGTCTCGTCTACGACCGCAGGAACCACCGCGCCTGGGTCCAGTCCGACGCGGTGGTCCCGCTTGCCGACGCCGTCTGA
- a CDS encoding helix-turn-helix domain-containing protein: MDADPSPDRFRALMLDEEPQFADVLSCVFDIQRHESSTYLALLDNQGSTVAELADVVDRDRSNVNRSLATLREKGLAERQRRLLDGGGHVYQYTATELPDAKELMHETLDEWAAYVHDRIDEFGDA, from the coding sequence ATGGACGCCGACCCGAGCCCGGACCGGTTCCGGGCGCTGATGCTCGACGAGGAGCCACAGTTCGCGGACGTGCTCTCCTGTGTCTTCGACATCCAGCGACACGAGAGCAGCACCTACCTCGCACTACTCGACAATCAGGGGAGTACGGTTGCGGAACTCGCAGACGTGGTCGACCGCGACCGCTCGAACGTCAACCGCTCGCTCGCCACCCTCCGCGAGAAGGGCCTCGCCGAACGCCAGCGTCGCCTGCTCGACGGCGGCGGCCACGTCTACCAGTACACCGCCACCGAACTCCCCGACGCGAAGGAACTGATGCACGAGACGCTCGACGAGTGGGCCGCCTACGTCCACGACCGAATCGACGAGTTCGGCGACGCCTGA
- a CDS encoding glycerophosphodiester phosphodiesterase produces the protein MSDDDSSRHPSSESTVRRRQFVTGVGTAAVGTGLVGLGSADEAENEDEGADDDTGGNDEYTAADTTVVAHRGFAGRYPENTVEACVRSARDGADMVEIDVMACEGGEVVVFHDDGLAERDGGERGLTDTEGLVWETPRDTVLSAEVLHSGGTVPLLTEVMNAIPDDYAVNIEFKNPGSGDLRFAEHLSGETLEAQKAVWRPFTKRVLDVAERYENPVLASSFYEAALATVRETDDSVPVAPLLWDSVEDGLAIARKYDAEAVHPPYNMVQGTPFYGDEYYTEGSDWSDTDLLAVAHEEGRAVNVYTVGTWYQAERLAAAGVDGIIADYPGLLSVDGERSDA, from the coding sequence ATGTCCGACGACGACTCCAGCCGACACCCGTCCAGCGAATCGACCGTCCGCCGCCGCCAGTTCGTCACCGGGGTGGGGACGGCCGCCGTCGGGACGGGTCTCGTCGGCCTCGGGAGTGCAGACGAAGCGGAGAACGAGGACGAAGGAGCGGACGACGATACCGGTGGGAACGACGAGTACACCGCTGCCGACACGACCGTCGTCGCCCACCGCGGGTTCGCCGGGCGATACCCCGAGAACACCGTCGAGGCGTGTGTGCGCTCGGCTCGTGACGGGGCCGACATGGTGGAGATAGACGTGATGGCCTGTGAGGGCGGTGAGGTGGTCGTCTTCCACGACGACGGCCTCGCCGAACGCGACGGCGGCGAACGCGGCCTGACCGACACCGAGGGACTCGTCTGGGAGACGCCCCGCGACACCGTCCTGAGCGCCGAAGTGCTCCACAGCGGCGGGACCGTCCCACTGCTCACGGAGGTGATGAACGCCATCCCGGACGACTACGCGGTCAACATCGAGTTCAAGAACCCCGGTTCGGGTGACCTCCGGTTCGCGGAACACCTCTCGGGGGAGACGCTGGAGGCGCAGAAGGCGGTCTGGCGGCCGTTCACCAAACGGGTACTGGACGTCGCGGAGCGCTACGAGAACCCGGTGCTCGCCTCGTCGTTCTACGAGGCGGCCCTCGCCACCGTACGCGAGACGGACGACTCGGTGCCCGTCGCGCCTCTCCTGTGGGACTCCGTCGAAGACGGCCTCGCCATCGCCCGCAAGTACGACGCCGAGGCGGTCCACCCGCCGTACAACATGGTGCAGGGGACGCCGTTCTACGGCGACGAGTACTACACGGAGGGGTCGGACTGGTCGGACACGGACCTCCTCGCAGTCGCCCACGAGGAGGGGCGGGCCGTGAACGTCTACACCGTCGGGACGTGGTATCAGGCGGAGCGACTGGCCGCGGCGGGTGTCGACGGCATCATCGCCGACTACCCCGGTCTGCTGTCCGTCGACGGCGAGAGGTCCGACGCGTAG
- the thrC gene encoding threonine synthase, translating to MADLDLSTPVPDEADDGVWLACIECGETFAPFDEVRYTCDDCDGLLEARYDRYPTLEEFAEPRSAASRASSGAVDGRGVWRYAASLPFEEGVSLPEGDTPLHEVPRLEESVGVRNLRIKHEGMNPTGSFKDRGMTVGVRVARELGVERLACASTGNTSATLAAYGGRADMETLVLLPTGKVAAGKVAQAALHGARILEVDGNFDACLDIVQDLADRGEAYLLNSLNPFRLEGQKTIGFEILERFYEDEGRFPDRIVLPVGNAGNTAALYKAFRELVQSGSLAPGDVPMLTGVQAEGAAPMVEAIENGSDEVQRWEEVETRATAIRIGNPVNAPKALPGIRETGGTAVAVSDEEITRAQRALAEEGVGVEPASAASVAGLRKLREDGTVDAGEDVVCLTTGHLLKDPEAAAEAGTDPEPVPNDTDAVLAHLEGRATSGGKGLLGRLRGRLR from the coding sequence ATGGCTGACCTGGACCTCTCGACCCCCGTTCCCGATGAGGCGGACGACGGCGTCTGGCTGGCGTGCATCGAGTGCGGCGAGACGTTCGCCCCCTTCGACGAGGTGCGCTACACCTGCGACGACTGCGACGGCCTGCTGGAGGCGCGCTACGACCGCTATCCTACCCTCGAGGAGTTCGCCGAGCCGCGCTCGGCGGCCAGCCGGGCGTCGTCCGGCGCTGTCGACGGACGAGGGGTGTGGCGCTACGCCGCCTCGCTGCCCTTCGAGGAGGGTGTCTCGCTGCCCGAGGGCGACACCCCACTCCACGAGGTACCCCGACTGGAAGAGAGCGTCGGCGTCCGCAACCTCCGCATCAAACACGAGGGGATGAACCCGACGGGGAGCTTCAAGGACCGCGGGATGACCGTCGGCGTCCGCGTCGCGCGCGAACTCGGCGTCGAGCGCCTCGCGTGCGCCTCGACGGGTAACACGAGCGCCACCCTCGCCGCCTACGGCGGCCGGGCGGACATGGAGACGCTCGTCCTCCTCCCGACGGGGAAGGTTGCCGCCGGAAAGGTGGCGCAGGCCGCCCTCCACGGCGCGCGCATCCTCGAAGTCGACGGCAACTTCGACGCCTGCCTCGACATCGTTCAGGACCTCGCCGACCGCGGGGAGGCGTACCTGCTCAACTCGCTCAATCCGTTCAGACTGGAGGGCCAGAAGACCATCGGCTTCGAGATCCTCGAACGGTTCTACGAGGACGAGGGCCGCTTTCCCGACCGAATCGTCCTCCCGGTGGGCAACGCGGGCAACACGGCGGCGCTCTACAAGGCCTTTCGCGAACTCGTCCAGTCCGGGTCGCTCGCGCCGGGCGACGTGCCCATGCTGACCGGCGTGCAGGCCGAGGGCGCGGCCCCGATGGTCGAGGCCATCGAGAACGGGAGCGACGAGGTCCAACGGTGGGAGGAGGTGGAGACGCGTGCGACGGCCATCCGCATCGGCAACCCGGTCAACGCGCCGAAGGCGCTCCCCGGCATCAGGGAGACGGGCGGCACCGCCGTCGCCGTCAGCGACGAGGAGATAACCCGCGCACAGCGTGCTCTCGCAGAGGAGGGCGTCGGCGTCGAACCCGCCTCCGCCGCCAGCGTCGCCGGCCTCCGCAAACTCCGGGAGGACGGAACCGTCGACGCGGGCGAGGACGTGGTCTGTCTCACGACGGGGCACCTCCTCAAGGACCCCGAGGCGGCCGCCGAGGCCGGGACCGACCCCGAACCCGTCCCGAACGACACCGACGCGGTGCTCGCACATCTGGAGGGGCGAGCCACGTCGGGCGGGAAGGGTCTACTCGGCCGACTCCGCGGTCGGCTGCGCTGA
- the serA gene encoding phosphoglycerate dehydrogenase: protein MKILVTDPIADAGLDRLREAGHDVVTAYDVEGADLREQIRDAAGLIVRSGTKVDAELLDAAPELVIVGRAGIGVDNIDIDAATERGVIVANAPEGNVRAAAEHTVAMAFAVARSIPQAHARLKDGEWAKGDYLGREVNNKTLGIVGLGRVGQEVAKRLGALGMDLVAYDPYISESRADQLGAELAELDEVLDRADFLTIHTPLTPETEGLIGSEELARLGDGFVLNCARGGIVDEAALAAAVEEGTLAGAALDVFADEPLDPDSPLLDVDEIVVTPHLGASTEAAQENVATSAADQVIAAINDEPVVNALNAPSVDRSAFPRVRPYIGLAETAGRIAVQLFDGRVNSVEVEYAGDIAEEEVEIVTASALKGVFRPLEVRVNAVNAPGVAEERGIDVTESKTSQSDVFQSRVSVVVSDGEEDIRVCGTLFAGDDPRIVQIDGYRVDAIPHGHMLVARNHDKPGVIGFIGTVLGENNVNIAGMYNGRETIGGEALTVYSLDSEVPDELIEQLEEDERIIRAQYLALNNE, encoded by the coding sequence ATGAAGATACTCGTCACGGACCCCATCGCGGACGCCGGGCTGGACCGGCTTCGCGAGGCGGGCCACGACGTGGTGACCGCGTACGACGTAGAGGGCGCCGACCTCCGCGAGCAGATTCGCGACGCCGCGGGCCTCATCGTCCGCTCGGGCACCAAGGTGGACGCCGAGTTGCTGGACGCCGCGCCCGAACTCGTCATCGTCGGCCGGGCCGGCATCGGCGTGGACAACATCGACATCGACGCCGCCACCGAACGCGGCGTCATCGTCGCCAACGCCCCCGAGGGGAACGTCCGCGCCGCCGCCGAACACACCGTCGCGATGGCGTTCGCCGTCGCCCGCTCCATCCCGCAGGCCCACGCCCGCCTCAAGGACGGCGAGTGGGCCAAGGGCGACTACCTCGGCCGCGAGGTGAACAACAAGACGCTCGGTATCGTCGGCCTCGGCCGGGTCGGACAGGAGGTGGCGAAGCGCCTCGGCGCACTCGGCATGGACCTCGTCGCCTACGACCCCTACATCAGCGAGAGCCGCGCCGACCAGTTGGGCGCGGAACTCGCCGAACTGGACGAGGTGCTCGACCGGGCGGACTTCCTCACCATCCACACCCCCCTTACCCCGGAGACGGAGGGTCTCATCGGGAGCGAGGAACTCGCCCGCCTCGGCGACGGCTTCGTCCTGAACTGCGCCCGCGGCGGCATCGTCGACGAGGCGGCACTCGCCGCCGCCGTCGAGGAGGGCACCCTCGCGGGGGCGGCCCTCGACGTGTTCGCGGACGAACCGCTCGATCCCGACAGCCCCCTGCTGGACGTGGACGAGATTGTCGTCACGCCACACCTCGGCGCGTCGACGGAGGCCGCACAGGAGAACGTGGCGACGAGCGCCGCCGACCAGGTCATCGCCGCCATCAACGACGAACCCGTCGTGAACGCGCTCAACGCCCCCTCCGTCGACAGGAGCGCCTTCCCCCGCGTCCGCCCCTACATCGGCCTCGCGGAGACGGCCGGACGCATCGCCGTCCAACTGTTCGACGGCCGGGTCAACAGCGTCGAGGTGGAGTACGCGGGCGACATCGCCGAGGAGGAGGTCGAAATCGTCACCGCGAGCGCCCTCAAGGGGGTCTTCCGTCCGCTCGAAGTGCGCGTGAACGCCGTCAACGCCCCCGGCGTCGCCGAGGAACGCGGCATCGACGTGACCGAGTCGAAGACCAGCCAGTCGGACGTCTTCCAGTCGCGCGTCAGCGTCGTCGTCAGCGACGGCGAGGAGGACATCCGGGTGTGCGGGACGTTGTTCGCGGGTGACGACCCGCGCATCGTCCAGATAGACGGCTACCGCGTCGACGCCATCCCCCACGGCCACATGCTCGTCGCGCGCAACCACGACAAGCCGGGCGTCATCGGCTTCATCGGGACGGTGCTGGGTGAGAACAACGTGAACATCGCGGGGATGTACAACGGCCGCGAGACCATCGGCGGGGAGGCTCTGACGGTGTACTCGCTGGACAGCGAGGTGCCCGACGAACTCATCGAGCAACTGGAGGAGGACGAGCGCATCATCCGCGCGCAGTACCTCGCGCTCAACAACGAGTAA
- the serB gene encoding phosphoserine phosphatase SerB, whose translation MALVAFDFDGTLSDSEMTVLLGDQNGTADDMAAITERAMNDEIDYATSLRERAALLEGLPEAAAERAYAQVELRPDAAPLVSALRAAGHHVAILTGGFERGVERALEREGVSVDTVVANRLPVDGSELTGEVKGPLIEGTKDDALADLARDVGVPIEDTVAVGDGANDLPMLEVAALAVGYDPKPAVEPVCDAVVTSMTDLRALFEERGLL comes from the coding sequence ATGGCACTCGTCGCGTTCGACTTCGACGGAACGCTCTCAGACTCCGAGATGACCGTGCTGCTCGGCGACCAGAACGGCACCGCCGACGACATGGCCGCCATCACCGAGCGAGCGATGAACGACGAGATCGACTACGCCACCAGCCTCCGCGAGCGGGCGGCCCTGCTGGAGGGCCTGCCCGAGGCGGCCGCCGAACGCGCCTACGCGCAGGTCGAACTCCGCCCCGACGCCGCCCCCCTCGTCAGCGCCCTGCGCGCGGCGGGCCACCACGTCGCCATCCTCACCGGCGGGTTCGAGCGGGGGGTCGAACGCGCCCTCGAACGCGAGGGCGTCTCGGTGGACACCGTCGTCGCCAACCGCCTGCCCGTCGACGGGAGCGAACTCACCGGCGAGGTCAAGGGGCCACTCATCGAGGGGACGAAGGACGACGCCCTCGCGGACCTCGCGAGGGACGTCGGCGTCCCCATCGAGGACACCGTCGCCGTCGGAGACGGGGCGAACGACCTCCCCATGCTGGAGGTGGCGGCCCTCGCGGTCGGCTACGACCCCAAGCCCGCCGTCGAACCCGTCTGCGACGCCGTCGTCACCTCGATGACGGACCTCCGGGCGCTGTTCGAGGAGCGCGGCCTGCTCTGA
- the metX gene encoding homoserine O-acetyltransferase MetX, with the protein MSQTVELDEFRFECGESIPELELTYETYGEFDGENAVLVCHALTGSHHVARKGRGEENTSGQARAWWDTVVGPGKPIDTTEYFVVCANVPGSCYGSSGPASEHPETGDPYGTDFPAVTVADWTRAQRRLLDHLGIETLHAVVGGSVGGMNALEWAKRYPDHASRVACVAGAARLDPQCLALDAIARRAITSDPDWQGGDYYDSEEGPRNGLALARQLGHVMYLSKDSMEAKFGRRVAGRDGERDTFPADPAAAFFPYRDVESYLDYQAERFVERFDANSYLYLTRAMDDYDLAAGHASDEAALAAFNGEALCLSYTGDWHFTVEQSETVAEAFRASDSPVAHHVVESDHGHDAFLVEPGKLAAPLRDFLAKGVRGTAVRDTAGNYESESDFAPVHASLFGGG; encoded by the coding sequence ATGAGTCAGACTGTCGAACTCGACGAGTTCCGCTTCGAGTGCGGGGAGTCCATCCCCGAACTGGAACTCACCTACGAGACGTACGGCGAGTTCGACGGCGAGAACGCCGTCCTCGTCTGCCACGCGCTCACGGGGAGTCACCACGTCGCCCGGAAGGGGCGGGGAGAGGAGAACACCAGCGGGCAGGCCCGCGCGTGGTGGGACACCGTCGTCGGGCCGGGGAAGCCCATCGACACCACGGAGTACTTCGTCGTCTGCGCGAACGTCCCCGGGTCGTGTTACGGCTCGTCGGGCCCCGCCAGCGAACACCCCGAGACGGGCGACCCGTACGGGACGGACTTCCCCGCGGTCACCGTCGCGGACTGGACGCGCGCCCAGCGACGCCTGCTCGACCACCTCGGCATCGAGACGCTCCACGCCGTCGTCGGCGGGAGCGTCGGCGGGATGAACGCGCTGGAGTGGGCGAAACGCTACCCCGACCACGCCTCGCGGGTGGCCTGCGTCGCGGGCGCGGCCCGCCTCGACCCGCAGTGTCTCGCCCTCGACGCCATCGCGCGCCGGGCCATCACCTCCGACCCCGACTGGCAGGGCGGGGACTACTACGACTCGGAGGAGGGTCCACGGAACGGCCTCGCCCTCGCCCGGCAACTCGGGCACGTCATGTACCTCTCGAAGGACTCGATGGAGGCGAAGTTCGGGCGGCGCGTCGCTGGCCGCGACGGCGAACGCGACACGTTCCCTGCCGACCCCGCCGCCGCGTTCTTCCCGTACCGCGACGTGGAGTCGTACCTCGACTACCAGGCCGAGCGGTTCGTCGAGCGATTCGACGCCAACTCCTACCTCTACCTCACGCGGGCGATGGACGACTACGACCTCGCGGCGGGCCACGCCAGCGACGAGGCGGCGCTGGCCGCGTTCAACGGCGAGGCGCTCTGTCTCTCCTACACGGGCGACTGGCACTTCACCGTCGAGCAGAGCGAGACGGTGGCGGAGGCCTTTCGCGCCAGCGACTCCCCCGTCGCCCACCACGTCGTCGAGTCCGACCACGGCCACGACGCCTTCCTCGTCGAACCGGGGAAACTCGCCGCGCCACTCCGCGACTTCCTCGCCAAGGGCGTCCGCGGCACCGCCGTCAGGGACACGGCGGGCAACTACGAGTCCGAGTCGGACTTCGCGCCGGTCCACGCCTCCCTGTTCGGCGGGGGGTGA
- a CDS encoding O-acetylhomoserine aminocarboxypropyltransferase/cysteine synthase family protein, which yields MSGDETPRAEAHRRADGWGFGTRCVHAGQRADPTTGAAAPAIYQTSSYEFPDADTAADRYALQDEGDVYSRISNPTVSTLERRLADLESGTGALCTASGMAALDAATLVLASSGDNVVSASSIYGGTHAYLSHTAHRRGIEARFVDTLDYDAYAEAIDERTAYVHLETIGNPSLVTADIERVAEVAHEHDTPLLVDNTFATPALCRPLEHGADLVWESTTKWLHGSGTTVGGTLVDGGSFPWADYPEKYPEVGGENPAFHGVNFAERYGDRAFTEAVRQRGLRSLGDQQSPFDAWVTLQGIETLSLRMERHCANALHVAEWLADHPEVAWVTYPGLDSHETHETARRYLEGGFGGVVAFGLEGGFEAGKRLCEDVELVRFLANIGDAKSLVIHPASTTHAQLSEAEQRASGVTPDLVRLSVGIEDPADIVTDLSAAIEGESR from the coding sequence ATGAGCGGCGACGAGACACCACGGGCGGAGGCACACCGCCGCGCCGACGGTTGGGGGTTCGGGACGCGCTGCGTCCACGCGGGCCAGCGCGCGGACCCGACGACGGGCGCGGCGGCCCCAGCCATCTACCAGACTTCCTCGTACGAGTTCCCGGACGCCGACACCGCGGCCGACCGCTACGCCCTTCAGGACGAGGGGGACGTCTACTCGCGCATCTCCAACCCGACAGTGTCGACGCTCGAACGACGCCTTGCGGACCTCGAATCGGGGACGGGGGCGCTCTGTACCGCCTCGGGGATGGCCGCCCTCGACGCCGCGACGCTCGTCCTCGCCTCGTCGGGCGACAACGTCGTCTCCGCGTCGTCCATCTACGGCGGTACGCACGCCTACCTCTCGCACACCGCGCACCGTCGGGGCATCGAGGCGCGCTTCGTCGACACCCTCGACTACGACGCCTACGCCGAGGCAATCGACGAACGCACGGCGTACGTCCACCTCGAGACCATCGGCAACCCCTCGCTCGTCACCGCCGACATCGAACGCGTCGCGGAGGTGGCCCACGAGCACGACACGCCGCTGCTCGTGGACAACACGTTCGCCACCCCCGCCCTGTGTCGCCCGCTCGAACACGGCGCGGACCTCGTCTGGGAGTCCACGACGAAGTGGCTCCACGGGTCGGGCACGACGGTGGGCGGGACGCTCGTCGACGGCGGGTCGTTCCCGTGGGCCGACTACCCGGAGAAGTACCCCGAGGTGGGCGGCGAGAACCCCGCGTTTCACGGCGTCAACTTCGCCGAACGCTACGGCGACCGGGCGTTCACGGAGGCCGTTCGCCAGCGTGGCCTGCGCTCGCTCGGCGACCAGCAGTCGCCGTTCGACGCGTGGGTCACCCTGCAGGGCATCGAGACGCTCTCGCTGCGCATGGAACGGCACTGTGCGAACGCGCTCCACGTCGCGGAGTGGCTGGCAGACCACCCCGAGGTGGCGTGGGTCACCTACCCCGGACTGGACTCCCACGAGACGCACGAGACCGCCCGACGGTATCTGGAGGGCGGCTTCGGGGGCGTCGTCGCGTTCGGACTCGAAGGGGGCTTCGAGGCGGGCAAGCGCCTCTGCGAGGACGTGGAACTGGTCCGCTTCCTCGCCAACATCGGGGACGCGAAGTCGCTGGTCATCCACCCCGCCTCCACCACCCACGCCCAGTTGAGCGAGGCCGAACAGCGCGCCTCGGGGGTGACGCCGGACCTCGTGCGCCTCTCGGTCGGTATCGAGGACCCCGCGGACATCGTCACGGACTTGTCGGCGGCCATCGAGGGTGAGAGCAGATGA